The following coding sequences lie in one Vitis vinifera cultivar Pinot Noir 40024 chromosome 19, ASM3070453v1 genomic window:
- the LOC100258893 gene encoding homeobox-leucine zipper protein ATHB-52, producing the protein MDAFHSQHQKHKKRLTQDQVRLLETSFDHGKKLEPERKLHLARELGVPPRQVAIWYQNKRARWKTQNLELDYNVIRVRLEHALIEKRRLERDVIRLQGELEKAHEMLHALNYANPNPPPIVSTVLSSISCDEGGSTLENNEEFQFENLYASLMGVDGSNWV; encoded by the coding sequence ATGGATGCTTTCCATTCCCAACACCAAAAACACAAGAAGAGGCTAACTCAAGACCAAGTGAGGCTTCTAGAGACAAGCTTCGACCATGGGAAGAAGCTTGAGCCCGAGCGCAAGCTCCACCTCGCGCGGGAGCTTGGAGTGCCGCCTAGACAAGTCGCTATTTGGTATCAAAACAAGCGAGCGCGATGGAAGACGCAGAACTTGGAGCTTGACTATAATGTGATTAGAGTAAGGCTAGAGCATGCCTTGATCGAAAAAAGGAGACTCGAGAGAGATGTCATAAGACTCCAAGGGGAGTTGGAGAAGGCGCATGAGATGTTGCATGCTTTGAACTATGCAAACCCTAATCCTCCTCCTATTGTTTCTACTGTACTCTCTAGTATTTCTTGCGATGAGGGAGGTAGCACTTTGGAGAATAACGAGGAATTTCAATTCGAAAATCTCTATGCGTCTTTGATGGGTGTAGATGGATCAAATTGGGTTTAA